One window of the Lytechinus variegatus isolate NC3 chromosome 3, Lvar_3.0, whole genome shotgun sequence genome contains the following:
- the LOC121411445 gene encoding prickle planar cell polarity protein 3-like, with the protein MAVDQEKNVNRMMTDFQRSSASDDDSGCVLEEYTWIPPGLKPDQVHRYFCSLPDDKVPYVNSAGEKFRIKSLLQQLPPHDNEVRYCNGLGEEEKKELRMFSSQRKREALGRGAARPIPITLTASICNQCGGGISAGDIAVFASRAGHNASWHPGCFACCVCQELLVDLIYFYREGKVYCGRHHAESLKPRCAACDEIIFADECTEAEGRSWHMKHFCCFECDTQLGGQRYIMREGHPYCCQCFESLFAEYCDACGEAIGVDQGQMSHEGQHWHATEKCFSCCTCHRSLLGRPFLPKHGLIYCSSACSRGELAGKDGKETLHIAKDSRTDNESRSRRPINLDDLNLDNLSVVASETGRETSLKRSRDMSRRSLPDLRNGPSTDYSRPRSAMQERRRKANSSSSQNLSMHKGQRHDQQGRPQPPPRPPSHTQVDARNQGGAVDFRTATNTIGGARSMQASTVSTPQHKRYQTAYSAQQQQQHQQNGMRQDVTRQDGLRYDQQRNGQHQQQNPHFNSYGRNERKGFSEHRYEEPHKNNRLRSESHHNKLCDNYEELEPVSHRKDMQRRASIKSEGGDRYSPRRRPNEHMTRSASQFDRHADTYHSERGRDGQYGSQRMTRTVSSHMRYDKYNRYEDDYYYSSSSSDDEDDYFISSRSSFISAGPKIRYVERGPARVQINTLPTVHYPRDGKKKKSRSKKKGNCAVS; encoded by the exons ATGGCGGTGGACCAAGAGAAGAATGTCAACCGGATGATGACAGATTTCCAGAGAAGCTCTGCATCTGATGATGATAGTGGGTGTGTCCTAGAGGAATACACTTGGATACCACCAGGGCTTAAACCGGATCAG GTCCATCGGTACTTCTGCAGCCTGCCGGACGACAAGGTGCCGTACGTGAACAGCGCGGGGGAGAAGTTCCGCATCAAGTCCCTTCTGCAGCAGCTCCCGCCCCACGACAATGAGGTCCGGTACTGCAACGGCCTTggagaggaggagaagaaggagttGAGGATGTTCAGCAGCCAGAGGAAGCGGGAGGCGCTGGGGAGAGGAGCAGCCAGACCCATACCCATCACCCTGACAGCAAGCATATGTAACCAG TGCGGTGGTGGTATCAGCGCTGGAGACATCGCGGTCTTTGCCTCTCGAGCCGGTCACAACGCATCGTGGCATCCTGGTTGCTTTGCATGCTGTGTGTGTCAAGAGCTCCTGGTGGATCTAATCTACTTCTACAGAGAAGGCAAGGTTTACTGTGGAAGGCATCATGCGGAGTCTCTCAAACCTAGGTGTGCTGCCTGCGATGAG ATAATATTTGCAGATGAGTGCACTGAGGCTGAGGGTCGTAGCTGGCACATGAAACATTTCTGTTGCTTTGAATGCGACACACAGCTAGGAGGTCAGCGCTATATCATGAGAGAAGGACACCCGTACTGCTGTCAGTGCTTTGAAAGTCTGTTTGCAGAGTATTGCGATGCTTGCGGAGAAGCCATAGGAgttgatcaaggtcaaatgtcgcATGAAGGCCAGCACTGGCATGCCACGGAGAAGTGCTTCTCATGTTGTACATGCCACCGGTCATTACTTGGGCGACCTTTCTTGCCAAAGCATGGACTCATCTACTGCAGCAGTGCGTGCAGTCGGGGAGAACTGGCAGGGAAGGATGGCAAAGAAACCCTGCACATTGCCAAGGACAGTAGGACTGATAATGAGAGTAGGAGTCGGAGACCGATTAATCTTGACGATTTAAACCTGGACAATTTGAGTGTTGTTGCTTCGGAGACAGGAAGGGAAACATCTCTCAAGAGGAGTAGAGACATGTCAAGAAGGTCGTTACCTGATCTACGGAATGGTCCCTCAACGGACTACAGTAGACCTAGGAGTGCAATGCAGGAAAGACGGAGGAAAGCAAACAGTTCCTCCTCGCAAAACCTATCCATGCACAAAGGCCAGAGACATGATCAGCAGGGAAGACCGCAGCCTCCTCCCAGGCCTCCTTCGCACACGCAGGTGGATGCTAGGAATCAAGGAGGAGCGGTGGACTTCAGGACAGCAACCAACACGATTGGAGGTGCGCGGTCTATGCAGGCATCGACTGTGAGCACTCCTCAGCATAAGCGATATCAGACGGCATACAGTGcacagcagcagcaacaacatcAGCAGAATGGGATGAGACAAGATGTCACGAGACAGGATGGTCTAAGGTACGACCAGCAGCGGAATGGACAGCACCAGCAGCAGAATCCTCACTTTAATTCCTATGGGAGGAACGAGAGGAAAGGCTTCTCTGAACATCGGTATGAAGAGCCACACAAGAACAATCGGCTTCGCAGCGAGAGCCACCACAACAAGCTCTGTGACAATTACGAAGAGCTGGAACCTGTGTCGCACCGCAAGGACATGCAGAGGAGAGCTTCCATCAAGTCCGAAGGTGGTGATCGCTACAGTCCCAGGAGGAGACCAAACGAGCACATGACAAGATCGGCCTCTCAGTTTGATCGTCATGCCGATACCTATCACTCCGAGCGCGGTCGGGATGGTCAGTACGGCTCGCAAAGGATGACAAGAACTGTCTCATCCCATATGCGATATGATAAATACAACCGCTATGAAGATGATTACTactattcttcttcttcctcagATGATGAGGATGACTACTTCATCAGTTCTCGCAGTTCATTTATCAGCGCAGGGCCCAAGATCCGATACGTCGAGAGGGGTCCTGCTAGGGTGCAAATCAACACCCTCCCCACTGTACATTATCCCAGAGATGGCAAAAAGAAGAAGTCTAGATCCAAGAAAAAGGGCAATTGCGCTGTCTCTTAA